From Pseudoalteromonas viridis, the proteins below share one genomic window:
- a CDS encoding PilT/PilU family type 4a pilus ATPase — protein MELVHYLQTMKDKGASDLFVSAGLPVSAKIDGELRALDDDMLDAEASLAMVESAMSEKQKQQFHGEKECNFAVANEIGRFRVSAFWQRDCAGMVIRRIVTDIPEVTDLGLPSVLTDVIMSKRGLVLFVGGTGTGKSTSLAALLGYRNRNQRGHILTIEDPIEFVHQHRKSIITQREVGLDTESFESALKSSLRQAPDVILIGEIRSRETMEYALSFAETGHLCVATLHANNANQAIDRIMHLVPKEKHDKLKYDLALNLRAIVAQQLVPSAKGEGRVAAIEVMLNSPMVAELIKKGDIGSIKETMSKSKEMGMQTFDQALFELYKQQRINYADALHHADSPNDLRLMIKLQNNEQKGAGFLQGVTVDGLDDKKR, from the coding sequence ATGGAACTTGTACATTACCTACAAACGATGAAAGACAAAGGCGCATCGGACTTGTTTGTGTCTGCCGGTTTGCCCGTCAGTGCCAAAATTGACGGTGAACTGCGAGCGCTGGACGATGATATGCTGGATGCCGAGGCATCACTGGCCATGGTTGAGTCGGCCATGAGTGAGAAACAAAAACAGCAGTTCCATGGAGAGAAAGAATGTAACTTTGCGGTGGCGAACGAGATTGGTCGCTTTCGGGTGTCGGCGTTCTGGCAGCGAGACTGTGCGGGCATGGTGATCCGTCGTATCGTGACGGATATCCCGGAAGTCACCGACTTGGGCCTGCCTTCAGTGCTGACCGATGTGATCATGTCTAAGCGTGGTTTGGTGTTATTTGTTGGTGGTACAGGCACGGGTAAGTCAACGTCACTGGCGGCGTTACTGGGTTATCGTAATCGCAATCAGCGTGGCCATATTCTGACCATAGAAGATCCGATTGAATTTGTGCATCAGCACCGCAAGAGCATTATCACTCAGCGAGAAGTCGGGCTGGATACGGAAAGCTTTGAGTCGGCGCTGAAAAGCTCGCTGCGCCAGGCACCGGATGTAATCCTGATCGGTGAGATTCGCTCGCGCGAAACCATGGAATACGCACTGAGCTTTGCCGAAACCGGCCACCTGTGTGTGGCTACTTTGCACGCCAACAATGCCAACCAGGCCATAGACCGCATTATGCACCTGGTACCGAAAGAAAAGCACGATAAGCTGAAATACGACTTGGCGCTCAACCTCAGAGCCATTGTGGCGCAGCAACTGGTGCCCTCGGCCAAAGGGGAAGGGCGTGTGGCGGCCATTGAGGTGATGCTGAACTCTCCAATGGTGGCGGAGCTGATTAAAAAAGGCGACATCGGCTCGATTAAAGAAACCATGTCCAAGTCTAAGGAAATGGGCATGCAAACCTTTGATCAGGCGTTGTTTGAATTGTATAAACAGCAAAGGATCAACTATGCCGATGCGCTGCATCACGCCGATTCACCAAACGATTTGCGTTTGATGATCAAACTGCAGAACAACGAGCAAAAAGGCGCAGGCTTTTTGCAAGGGGTCACCGTTGACGGCCTGGACGATAAAAAGCGTTAA
- the ruvX gene encoding Holliday junction resolvase RuvX, giving the protein MSNNEKAAPGQRTVIGFDFGTRSIGLAVGQEMTGTASSLGAVKARDGIPDWQDIAPYIEQWQPDLLVVGLPLNMDGTNQDLTFRAKKFANRLHNQFRLPVETQDERLTTADAKARLFEQGGYRSLAKDKVDGMSAIIILESFFEAQWG; this is encoded by the coding sequence ATGAGTAATAACGAAAAAGCAGCCCCAGGCCAGCGTACGGTCATTGGCTTTGATTTTGGCACCCGCAGCATTGGTCTGGCCGTAGGACAGGAAATGACCGGCACAGCCAGTAGCCTGGGCGCAGTCAAAGCCCGCGACGGTATCCCCGACTGGCAGGATATCGCCCCCTATATCGAACAGTGGCAACCTGATCTGCTGGTTGTTGGCCTGCCACTGAACATGGACGGCACAAACCAGGACCTGACCTTTCGCGCCAAAAAGTTCGCCAACCGGCTCCACAACCAATTCAGATTACCAGTCGAGACTCAGGATGAACGCCTGACCACCGCAGATGCCAAAGCCCGCTTGTTTGAGCAAGGCGGCTATCGCTCTTTGGCTAAAGATAAGGTCGATGGCATGTCAGCCATTATTATTCTGGAGAGTTTTTTTGAGGCGCAATGGGGTTAA
- a CDS encoding YqgE/AlgH family protein, with amino-acid sequence MQSLANHFLVAMPNLQDPFFKHTVTYICEHNEEGAMGLVVNHPINVTVGELLDQIEIDNDKSSTAASQSVFAGGPVHTDRGFVLHTPKPGYASSRELSSDIMITTSKDVLASLTSHNCPDAFIITLGYSGWEQGQLEKEILENSWLIIEADPAIIFNTPPEKRWEKAVEMLGIDAGQLSTEAGHA; translated from the coding sequence ATGCAATCACTCGCCAATCATTTTTTGGTCGCCATGCCAAATTTGCAAGATCCCTTCTTTAAGCACACAGTCACCTACATTTGTGAGCATAATGAAGAAGGCGCGATGGGCCTGGTCGTCAATCACCCCATTAATGTCACTGTGGGTGAGCTGCTCGACCAGATAGAAATAGACAACGACAAATCCAGTACAGCCGCCAGCCAATCCGTGTTTGCCGGTGGGCCAGTTCATACCGATCGCGGCTTTGTCTTGCACACCCCCAAACCCGGCTACGCATCCAGCCGCGAGCTTAGCTCAGACATTATGATCACCACCTCAAAAGATGTACTGGCGTCACTGACCTCACACAATTGTCCGGACGCCTTTATCATTACTTTGGGTTATTCCGGGTGGGAGCAGGGGCAGCTGGAAAAAGAGATCCTGGAAAACTCCTGGCTGATCATTGAAGCCGATCCGGCCATTATTTTTAATACGCCACCAGAAAAACGCTGGGAAAAAGCGGTAGAAATGCTTGGTATAGACGCCGGACAACTAAGCACCGAGGCGGGCCACGCCTGA
- the gshB gene encoding glutathione synthase → MAAKLGIISDPISGFNIKKDTGFAMMLAAQARGYELYYMEMQDLYLYQGEARATAAKATVFDDVNHWYELADKDDIALSELDVILMRKDPPFDTEYIYATYILERAEQAGTLVINKPQSLRDANEKLFTAWFSEHTPDTLVTRSSAQIREFLAKHGDIILKPLDGMGGASIFRVTQDDPNIGVICETLTEHGSRFAMAQNYVPAIKDGDKRVLVVDGEVMPYCLARIPQGGETRGNLAAGGRGEARPISDSDRKIAEAVAPVLKEKGLIFVGLDIIGDKLTEINVTAPTCVKEIEAAYDISIMDKFFDAIAAKLDHTKE, encoded by the coding sequence ATGGCAGCGAAACTTGGGATCATCTCAGATCCAATCAGTGGCTTTAATATCAAAAAAGATACTGGCTTCGCCATGATGCTGGCAGCGCAGGCACGTGGTTATGAGCTTTACTACATGGAAATGCAGGATTTGTATTTATACCAGGGTGAAGCCCGGGCCACCGCCGCCAAGGCAACCGTGTTTGACGATGTAAATCACTGGTATGAGCTGGCCGACAAAGACGACATTGCTCTGAGCGAACTAGACGTGATCCTGATGCGCAAAGATCCGCCGTTTGATACTGAATACATTTACGCGACTTACATTCTGGAGCGTGCTGAGCAAGCTGGCACTTTGGTGATCAACAAGCCACAAAGTTTGCGCGATGCCAACGAAAAACTGTTTACGGCCTGGTTTAGCGAGCACACGCCGGATACCTTAGTGACACGCTCAAGTGCTCAGATCCGTGAGTTTCTGGCCAAGCATGGCGACATCATTCTCAAGCCGCTGGACGGCATGGGTGGCGCCTCAATTTTCCGGGTGACTCAGGACGACCCTAATATTGGCGTGATCTGCGAAACCCTCACCGAACATGGCAGCCGCTTTGCCATGGCACAAAATTACGTGCCCGCTATCAAAGACGGCGACAAGCGCGTACTGGTGGTCGATGGCGAAGTCATGCCTTACTGTCTGGCACGCATTCCACAAGGGGGCGAAACACGAGGCAATCTGGCCGCAGGTGGCCGTGGAGAAGCGCGCCCGATCAGCGACAGTGACCGTAAAATTGCCGAAGCCGTTGCGCCGGTTTTAAAAGAAAAAGGGCTGATCTTTGTGGGCCTGGACATCATAGGTGACAAACTCACCGAGATTAATGTCACAGCCCCAACCTGTGTGAAAGAAATCGAAGCGGCCTATGATATTTCGATTATGGACAAGTTTTTTGATGCCATTGCGGCAAAACTCGACCATACTAAAGAGTAA
- the rsmE gene encoding 16S rRNA (uracil(1498)-N(3))-methyltransferase, which translates to MRIPHIYQPSDLVIGDAIDLGDDAAGHVARVLRMGEGDKLSLFNGQGGEYLATISAVSKKKVQVIPEQFIDKQVESPLSIHLGQGISRGDKMDFTIQKSVELGITEITPLFTTRCGVKLSGERLAKKHQQWQKIAIAAAEQSGRNTITTIHPPISLDEWLAQSSEALKLTLHPRAEHSIKTLPKPEHGVRFLVGPEGGFTDEEMAATKQQGFVDIRLGPRVLRTETAALTVLSALQLEFGDLAL; encoded by the coding sequence ATGCGCATACCTCATATTTACCAGCCTTCTGACCTTGTTATTGGCGACGCTATCGACCTTGGCGATGATGCTGCCGGGCATGTTGCCCGTGTGCTGCGTATGGGTGAAGGGGATAAGCTCAGCCTGTTTAATGGCCAGGGCGGCGAGTATCTGGCCACCATCAGTGCCGTCAGTAAAAAGAAAGTTCAGGTCATCCCTGAGCAGTTTATTGATAAACAGGTTGAATCGCCGCTGTCCATTCACCTTGGTCAGGGGATCTCGCGGGGCGATAAAATGGACTTTACCATTCAAAAATCCGTAGAGCTTGGGATCACTGAGATCACGCCGCTATTCACCACTCGCTGTGGCGTTAAGCTCAGTGGCGAGCGACTGGCAAAAAAACATCAGCAATGGCAAAAAATCGCCATTGCGGCCGCAGAACAGTCTGGCCGTAACACCATTACGACTATCCACCCGCCGATTTCACTCGATGAGTGGCTAGCACAAAGCAGTGAGGCACTTAAGCTGACACTACACCCAAGAGCAGAGCACTCAATTAAAACTTTGCCAAAGCCTGAGCACGGCGTACGTTTCCTGGTGGGCCCTGAAGGGGGCTTTACCGATGAAGAAATGGCCGCCACCAAGCAGCAGGGATTCGTTGATATTCGCCTCGGCCCACGCGTATTACGCACAGAAACTGCTGCCCTAACCGTGCTCAGCGCATTACAGCTTGAGTTTGGCGATCTGGCCCTTTAA